In the genome of Odocoileus virginianus isolate 20LAN1187 ecotype Illinois chromosome 17, Ovbor_1.2, whole genome shotgun sequence, the window ctgagtctgtttctgttttgtgagtaaGTTCAATCATACCATTTTTATATTCCCCATATCAGTGatatcatacgatatttgtctttctctgacttacttcatttgtaTGACAACCTCTAGATcatccatgtcgctgcaaatggcattatttaattctctttttatggctgagtaatattccattcaattccatatatatatatatatgtaatgcatatatatacacacacatacacacacatacaccacatcttctttatgcatagattcatttttttttaactttttattttgtactggggtatagccagttaataatgttgtgacagtttcaggtgaaccaTCAAAGGACTCaggcatacacatacatgtatcccctctcccccaactcccctcccacccaggttgccacataacattgaacagagttccatgtgctacatagtaggttcttgttggttacgCATggattcatctttttctttctttctttctttttcttttttttacaaaagtttattcttaaatgtacaatagGTTCCAAGACAACACTTCATTCTAGCTATAGGCAGCAATGGATATCATGGCAGGGAATCCAGGTGTTTAAACAGGAATGGAACTAAGGGTCATCATTGCCTCAGGCACAAGGAACTTTTTGCCAGATTTCTTAATTCCACCAGTGGCCAGGGGGCCTTTCCCCGTGGCCTTTGCTTTTAGCTCCTCGAGTTTCTTCTGCTCCTCCTTCTGCTTCCGCTCGAATGTCTTATCCTCCTCGTCCATCTCCTTGGCTTGCTTCTTGGGCTGCTTCAGGGGCTGCTTCTTGCCACTTTCACGGCCCAGCATGGCGCCTGCCGCCCCTTCCCCAGACCCTGCCACCGGAAGCGGATGGATTCATCTTAATTGCGgtttactaagtgaaagaaaccagactcaAAGGTGACTCTATGATGCTGTAAAAGGCTGAGCTgttgggaaagaagagagagcagTGGTGGCCAGGAGCTGGGAAGGGGAGGACAGGATGATGCAAAGGATTCAAGCGACTTTTCGAGGTGATGGAGCTGTCCTGCATCTCGAATGTGATGGCTCGATGAGTGCATGCATTTGTTAAAACTTCCAGAgccatcactttttaaaagggtCAGTTTTACCGTATGGAAATCATACCttaattaaaggaaatgaaacaaacaaaaaaacacctacaGACCCTGAAATGATGGGAAAACCCAAAGAGCCTGTCTGGCCTTTGGAGGGGTTGTGTGGTTGGCTGGGTCCTGGTTTGTCTCATTGCCTTCTGTGTGGACGCCATGGGAGGCATAGGCATTTCCTGTGGAAAGGGCAGGACTCTGCCTTAGCCGTAACACTCCCCTGGGGAAATGTAGCCAAAGTGGAAAATTCACACCTGGATGCCTGAGTGTTGGCTAATGGGGACCCAATGGTTCATGTCCAGGAAATAACTAATGACATGAGGCTCATCGGGTTAAGAAAGCCGGAGCCCgcgagggaggtggggggagcacGGTGGATGACATGGTTAATGTGGAGTGCAGGGTGGGAGTGCGGTCCCTGCCTGATGGATGCTTCAGTCAAGTGGCAAACTCATGGGCGTAAAATCGCCTCTTGCGATGGGTCAGTTTCAGTTCCGGCAGGCGACAAAGGTCCTGTTAGTGCCTCCATCATTAAGCAATATAGACACAGGTAATTTGCTTCACTCTTCGGAGGCAAAGTTAAATGACTCATCATTATCTTATTAATGCAATCACAGGCTGAAAATGCAGCCTGCTTGGCATTTTGCCTCGGCAGCACTTTCTGGAGAGGTCAGATGTTTATGGCCTCTCCGGCTCACTTCCTTGacagtttctttctcttcccaaaAGCTCACGCTTTGTTCCCCTGCCTCCCTGGGTCACTGGGCAGATACTTCTTGGGATGACATTCTATAGCTGTGCATGTCAGGGCTTGGAGAAGGGGTGCGTTCAGTTGCAAGTAACAACATCCAGCTGAAAGTGACTTAAAACGGAAGGTCTTCTTTTTCCCTTACACAAGACACTGCAGGTGAGTGTTCTGGGGTTACTTCAGCTTCACAGTCATGTCAGGGCTCTGGGAGGCCTCTTTGAGTTTTTCTCAGTCTTTCCGTTTCATCAAAATATGGCGACAGCAGCTCCAAACTTTTCCTGCTCATCTATCCACATGTAAAGTTCACAAGGAGTAGCAAgtaagggctttttttttttgcctctttctgtctttctgtctctctctgtctctttgccTCCCTCCACTCCCTTTAAAAGAGGAGGCAGAACCATTTTCCCCAGAGATCCCCAGATTTTCTCATTGACTGGGACAAGTCATGCATTGATGTCCGAGCTGTAAGGAAGTGGGgaagtgcttccctggtgatttCAGCATCTATAGCAGGAGGCAGGTTTTGAAGGAGAAGGATGCAAGGATGGCTTTGGGGCAGATGGTGGACAGTTACCACCAAGAGCTTCAGCACGTTGCCTCAGAACATCATCTAAGCGGTGGCTGGCGGGGGTCCATGTCTGCCCCCAGAGCCCATTCTCTGAGTCCTTAAGCCCAACTATGGGGTCTTCCTCTGGGTGATGTAGGGGTCTATGAAGAGCAAGAAAGAGCATACCCCCACCCTGTCcctgactttggagcccaaaaatctACTGTAAGAGAATGTTGTTCAtatagtgaaaaaaacaaaacagacctcGACATTCTTAGACACCAATGTTCCCCATAAGCCCAACCTCACAGAAACTCCCAAAGTGctaatatcttttaaatttccaATGATCAGGGTGCCAGATGTCTGATACTAGGGGCTTTCTCTTTTCAGGAGGAAAATGCCCCAAGTTCAACCacttcttaaaaatgtatttatttttaaataaactggaggggctactctctcaatgaggtgctggggcttctcttgctgtggggcagactctaggcacatgggctccagcAGTCGCGGGGTGCGGGCTCAGGAGCTGCGGGtcccgggttctagagcacaCGGGACCCTAGTTGCTGGCACACGgccttagctgctccgtggcatgtgaggtcttcctggatcaggaccGAACCACGTCTCTCgcgttggcaggcggatgctTCACCCCTGTGGCCCACGGGAAGCCCTCCACGACCTCTGAGTGCAACCTCTCTCTGCTGGGCCCGAAGCCCCGTGTCCTTCCTCGGTCTGGTGTCTGGCCTCTTGCAGCGAGCCAgtctcccttccctgccctccttACTCTGTTCATTTGGAAggataaaaacacacaaaacgaAACAAAATGTGaaaccagagacattacattTTCACACTGTGTGACATCAGAAGCTCTGGGCGGGGGGCCCAAATGTCATTTCTCTcctgctcagtcgctaagtcgtgtctgactctttgcaaccccgtggactccagctcgccaagcttccctgtccttcactgtttcccagagcttgctcaaactcatatccgttgagttggtgataccatccaaccatctcatcctctgtcgtcccctctccttttgccttcaatattccccagcatcagggtcttttccagtgagtcggttcttcacatcagatggccaaaggattggagcttcagcttcagcatcatcagtccttccagtgaatactcagcaTTGGTTTCCATAGGTTATCAAGTCTCAAAAGATACAGGCGGGCGGGACAGTAGTCTGCATCCAGAGGGTGGCCCCTTCTGTGTTTTCCGATCTGGCCTCTCTGACAGACAAAATTGCTGAAAGAAACGTGATAGCCCCCCTGTGTGAGTGTGAGAGCCGGCCTTGGACAGCAGGCCTGGCTTCTGCTACTCTTCTGGATCCGCCCCCTTGTCAACCTGGCCTCTCACCTGCTGGGGTGCTGCCTCTGGCTTCTGGCACCCACCACAGCCATCAGGTTGACCGTCAACCCTAGCACTGAGGGACCCCCAGCAGCCAGACCAGCCCCCTTAGGAGCACAGACAGCCAAGCTCTTTAGCCAAGCAGCAGGCAAGTCCTTGGAGCCGAGGGCCTTTGGGTCCCCTCCCTAAGAGCGCCCAGCCACTGTGCTTTTATGATTCTGTCTTCgtttctctctgctcttttccGATTGCTTTGGTTCCTATAAGCTATGCCTGATTTGGAAGgtaaaaagcaagaaacaaaactTGCAAAACcagaaacattaatttttcaCGCTATACAACATCAGAAGCTCTGGACCGGGGGCCTGTAGGcgcttctctcccttctctgaggGAATGAAACCCTGGGGCTTCCTTTAAGATTCAGAGGGCTTTTCCTTGCATATTTCCGGCCTCTGACTCCCCATCAGATGAAACAGCCAAGGGTCTTAAGATCAGCCGAAGCGGGGAGGTGCCTCACTGGGAGGGTATGATGCTCAGGGATGACTGATGCTTGAGGCACGAGCGTGACGGAGCTTTCGGCAGctttgagaaaggaaagaagaacagaTGGGACAAGATGGGAAGTcaggaaaaggagggaaaaggagCAGATTGTTTATGTCGTATTTAAGTTCTTCAGACACCTCCAAAGAAAGCActtctgctccctccctccccgggTGATGGCAGAGAGACAAAGAGGGTTAAGTAACTTTCCagaagtcacacagctggcagGAGCCAGAGCCGGAGGATCTGAAGCCGCAGGCATGGCCCTCCTGCGGCCTGGGATCCAGGCAGGCAGTGTGGCCCCGTAGTCTGGGCCAGGCGAGGAGGGCTGGGTCGCCACTGTGTCTCAGCCCCCCTCCCACGGCAGGCCTCCGTTTTCCCAACTGTGCAGAACTGGCCTCAGCTGGTTTCCGGCTGCCAGTGTCAGGGGGAGGGGGCTCCTCCCTGCTCCGCGGGGGCCACGCGGGGACGTGGCTTCTCACTGGGAATGGAGGGGACACTGGATTCTTCTGGTCACATCATGCAGGACTGTGAGCCTGGGGGACCGAGGCTGGCTGCACCCACCGGGTGGGCTGCAGGCGTGCACAGGAAGGCGTTGGCCAGCCGTCCAGGGAGTGGGGCCTGCACCCATTCCCTGGGTTCCAGcttcttgctcttctttctttGCACGGGCTTCTGatgcccctcctctccccacactgCTCACCCCAAGGAAACAGTGGGCTGCTCACGGCGGAGCATGGAGTGAGTGCCTCTGTCTCACACAGTCTGGCTGCGTTATGTCCAGAGAGGGTCGGACCTCTAAGAAGAGTGACCACGGCTCAGACTCAGTCCCTCCTTCATCTCCCAtctggaagaaagagagagaggagacattAGAAGTCCTAGGGAAACTCTAGTCCTGCTTAGAAAGGTAAGTGTTCATGTGATAGAGGTGATCACATGACTTGTCCCAGACTCAGCTTTCTGTCCACCCCCtcgaatacacacacatacacacacacacacacacacacacacacgctgcctATGAGTCATCCTTGCGAAGCCTCCCCTCTGCATGGAGGAGGCTGTCGGGCTGCCAGAAATTCCATCACTGAATCATCTCGCACTGCAGGAACCCTGTCATGATGCTCTGGCTTCCACGCTAAAGGAgaaagaataataacaataactcACATGTTGCGACTGCTGCTTAGAGGCTAGACACATGAATTTATATGGATAACCTCATGTAATTGTCCCAACTCCCTTACAAGGGTGGTTCTACTGTTATTtagccctattttacagatgagaaaggtgAGGAAGGCCTGACATCACAGCTTCAGCAAGGAGCGAAGACGTGGCGTGAGTCCTGGTCTCCTGTCCCCATTGTCTGGCTTTGCTCACAATGCCCATTTGCTTCTTTGAAAGCCAGAGTTGCCAACACTCAAAGCAGGTCCTCTACTTTCAGGCTGGAACATCACTCCGGGTGATGGAGCTTCTGCTGGCACTGGAACACACACAACAGAAAATAGAGTGCACCAAATGGATTCGATTTTGCCTGAGCCTCAGTCTTGAGGTTTCGGGATGCACCTTTGGGGAAGATCAAAGCTGGCCCCAAGGCTCCCTCTGCCCCGACTGTCTTCACCTCCCCCTTGATGAGCCGTGCAGTGTCAGGGTTTGACTTGGCTCCACAGAGccaattttaaaaaggcatctcACTCACAGCTATTcagatttcagaaataaatgctCTGCACCGCTGATCAGAACGCCCGGAGTCAACAGAGCTGGTGACAACTTAAGAAATGCACCCGATACTTAAGGCTTTCATCTTAATTATACATGTTCAAATCATAGACAGATTTTCTCCTTCTGGTCCTGAATATCAGAGCTGCCAAATCCAATTGAATCATCttcttttaaatgcattttgCGGTATGCATTTCACCGTTTTCTCAATTTCCATTGTAAACGAGCACCAGAATTGTGCTGAGGGCCCTTTTCTTACAGGCTGCATTATTCAACcagcaaatgaagaaaggaaaatgctgattgcaatgaattaaaaaaacagtcCTGGGCATCCTCCCGGGTTTGGCTAGGACTGACCGTGGCCAGGTCCAGGGACGACCATCTTTGTGGCAGGGTTTCTGTCTCTTTACCCCAGGCAGAGACAGCTGGAGGGCAGGTTTGTGCCTTCTGGGGGGAAGCAACCACTCTGAATGGGCTGGGCGGAAGGACTGCCATGGACGTCGGCAGGCCTGTTGTCACAGCACCACCGCTGTCATCAACAGATGCCACGGGCTTTAATTTCTGCGGTACCCTGGCTCAGACGGACTGGGAGATGCATCATTCCCCGGGAAGGACTTGACTGTCACGAGCACTGCAGATAGCCAGTGTCCTTGTCCACCACCTGATGCTCCTGGGTCTGCCTTCCCAGGAATCGGGGGAGGTGAGGTGAGGGGCTCCCTGACTTAAGGTGACAGCAGCTGGCGGGAACCCAGTGCCTGGAATTCTACTGAGGTCTGCCTTCCACGTCTTTGCTTCTTGCTCTCTTCTTGCTCAGGCAGGCACTCCCTCTGTGCTAGCACACAGCCTGGTTCTTTGTGCCTGCATCATACCTCGGTTCTCCTTTCTGATCAGCTTCATGCTTGTTGATTTCACTTCAAGGCCATAGTCCTTCTGGGTATCAGAGGAGGGATCGTTGggcccatttcacagaagagaagaATGTGCCTCCAGCTCAGACTGAGCTCTGGAGCCGAGCTGTCTGCAGCTGGATCCCAAGcgtgggcaagttatttaacatctCAGGGGGTCATGAGCACGGAGCCCTTGTAATAGGATGAGTGCCTtgtaaaggggcttccctggccgctcagcagtaaggaatccacctgtgatgcagaagatgAAGGAAACCTgtgtatgatccctgggttgagaagatcccctggggacggtcatggcaacccactccagtattcttgcctggagaatcccatggacagagaagcctggcgggcttcagtccatggggtctcaaagagtcggacacagctgacgCAGCTGAGCACGCACACCCTTGTACCAACAGACCCAAGACGGCTGTGTTGCCCTCTTTCCAGCATGCATGGACATAGCGAGGAGTGAGCCACCTACGGCCTGGAAGACAGTCTTCATCGGAACCTGATCACCTTGACACCTGGTCGCAGACTTCTGGACTCCGGTACCAGGGGAAATAAATGTATGCTGTTTGTAAGCCACCCAGTCCGtggcactttgttatggcagcctgagtcAACTAAAACACTCAGTGAACATCCTTCATATGCTATGCTGTATAAtccacaaatttttttctttttggtttgagTCAAGGGTACCCACTTTACAGCCGAGAAAAGTGAGGCTCTGAGACATTCATGGACTTGGAAGTCACATGGTATGTAGCAGGAGCAGGAATCCGAAGAACCAGTTCTGACTAGTTCCAAATTTAACCACTACAGGGCAGTATATAGAGTTACACAGTTTAACTCTAGCAAAAGTTAAACTGGTTCAAACCTACTAAGTTTGAGCTTCTTCTAAACGGCCTCTGCACTGTCatcctctctccatctcctggaAATTCCAGCCAGGGCTCAGGGTTTTAAACACTGGCACGAGGATCTCTTTGCAtttgtatttctaaattttacaGGTAGTTTTGGATGTCCTGGGGTGGGAGGTCTGCTGCTCAGAAGGGGTAATTGAGCCCAGGATTGCAGTTCTTCTGAGGGATCTGTGACTTCCATCTTTCACCCTGATGGAACCATCCAGAGCCTTGCACACGGCCGGTCTCAATTTGCCCGTCAAAGGATCCTAGTCACAGCTGCCCGGACGACTGAGGGAGCCCTCTGAAACGCCCTCAGTCCTGCCCCAGAAGCAGCAGGCAAGGCCAGCTACATAATTTGTAGAGCCTAGTTCAAAATCaaaatgcagggcttcccagtggctcagtggttaagaatctacctgccaatgcaagagatttgagtttgatccctggtctgggaagatcccacatgccaagaagcaactcagcctgtgtgctgtaactactgaacctgtgctctaaagcccgggagctgaaactactgaagcccacgggccctggagcccatgctcagcaacaggGGAGGCCACCACGATAAGAAGTCTGcgcacaactagagagcagcccacacagcaacgaagacccagcacagccaaaatgataagtgactaaaataaaaataaaatagaaatgcagGGCTCCTTGCTCTAAGAGCAGAAGAAAAGCTTTTCCTTCCTATCAGAATATTTTTTGTtgcttgaactgtggtgctggagaagactcttgagagtcccctggattgcaaggagatccaaccagtccatcctaaaggaaatcagtcctgaatattcattggaaggactgatgctgaagctgaaaccccaatactttggccacttgatgtgaagaactgactcattgggaaagacccagatgctgggaaagactgaaggcaggaggagaaggggatgacagaggatgagatggtttgatggcatcaccgactcaatgcacatgaatttgagcaagctctgggagttggtgacggacagggaggcctggcgtg includes:
- the LOC110124260 gene encoding translation machinery-associated protein 7, which produces MLGRESGKKQPLKQPKKQAKEMDEEDKTFERKQKEEQKKLEELKAKATGKGPLATGGIKKSGKKFLVPEAMMTLSSIPV